The Papio anubis isolate 15944 chromosome 1, Panubis1.0, whole genome shotgun sequence genome window below encodes:
- the MFAP2 gene encoding microfibrillar-associated protein 2 isoform X1: protein MRAAYLFLLFLPAGLLAQGQYDLDPLPPFPDHVQYTHYSDQIDSPDYYDYQEVTPRPSEEQFQFQSQQQVQQEVIPAPTPEPGNAEAEPTEPGPLDCREEQYPCTRLYSIHKPCKQCINEVCFYSLRRVYIVNKEICVRTVCAHEELLRADLCRDKFSKCGVMASSGLCQSVAASCARSCGGC from the exons ATGAGAGCTGCCTACCTCTTCCTGCTATTCCTGCCTG CAGGCTTGCTGGCTCAGGGCCAGTACGACCTGGACCCGCTGCCGCCGTTCCCTGACCACGTCCAGTACACCCACTATAGCGACCAGATCG ACAGCCCAGACTACTATGATTATCAAG AGGTGACTCCTCGGCCCTCCGAGGAACAGTTCCAGTTCCAGTCCCAGCAGCAAGTCCAACAGGAAGTCATCCCAGCCCCAACCCCAG AACCAGGAAATGCGGAGGCGGAGCCCACAGAGCCTGGGCCTCTTG ACTGCCGTGAGGAACAGTACCCGTGCACCCGCCTCTACTCCATACACAAGCCGTGCAAACAGTGTATCAACGAGGTCTGCTTCTACAG CCTCCGCCGTGTGTACATCGTTAACAAGGAGATCTGTGTCCGTACAGTGTGTGCCCACGAGGAGCTCCTCCGAG CTGACCTGTGTCGGGACAAGTTCTCCAAATGTGGCGTGATGGCCAGCAGCGGCCTGTGCCAATCCGTGGCGGCCTCCTGTGCCAGGAGCTGTGGGGGCTGCTAG
- the MFAP2 gene encoding microfibrillar-associated protein 2 isoform X2: protein MRAAYLFLLFLPGLLAQGQYDLDPLPPFPDHVQYTHYSDQIDSPDYYDYQEVTPRPSEEQFQFQSQQQVQQEVIPAPTPEPGNAEAEPTEPGPLDCREEQYPCTRLYSIHKPCKQCINEVCFYSLRRVYIVNKEICVRTVCAHEELLRADLCRDKFSKCGVMASSGLCQSVAASCARSCGGC, encoded by the exons ATGAGAGCTGCCTACCTCTTCCTGCTATTCCTGCCTG GCTTGCTGGCTCAGGGCCAGTACGACCTGGACCCGCTGCCGCCGTTCCCTGACCACGTCCAGTACACCCACTATAGCGACCAGATCG ACAGCCCAGACTACTATGATTATCAAG AGGTGACTCCTCGGCCCTCCGAGGAACAGTTCCAGTTCCAGTCCCAGCAGCAAGTCCAACAGGAAGTCATCCCAGCCCCAACCCCAG AACCAGGAAATGCGGAGGCGGAGCCCACAGAGCCTGGGCCTCTTG ACTGCCGTGAGGAACAGTACCCGTGCACCCGCCTCTACTCCATACACAAGCCGTGCAAACAGTGTATCAACGAGGTCTGCTTCTACAG CCTCCGCCGTGTGTACATCGTTAACAAGGAGATCTGTGTCCGTACAGTGTGTGCCCACGAGGAGCTCCTCCGAG CTGACCTGTGTCGGGACAAGTTCTCCAAATGTGGCGTGATGGCCAGCAGCGGCCTGTGCCAATCCGTGGCGGCCTCCTGTGCCAGGAGCTGTGGGGGCTGCTAG